The following proteins are encoded in a genomic region of Xanthomonas citri pv. mangiferaeindicae:
- a CDS encoding hydroxymethylglutaryl-CoA lyase, which translates to MRDVVRVVEVGPRDGLQNEKAMVPTATKIALIDRLSACGFPVVEATSFVSPKWVPQLADAEEVLAGITRREGVAYPVLVPNDKGLARALATGERHIAVFTAASDAFNLKNTNIDVDGSLARLAPVVEQARAAGVSVRGYVSTVLGCPYQGAVPVRDVVRVAAALHAMGCDEISLGDTIGVGTPAKAREMLLACAQDVPMAQLAVHFHDTYGQALANVHACLEAGVRVVDSAVGGLGGCPYAKGASGNLATEDLLYMLEGLGLQTGVDLDAVTRTALWIGEALGRRPASKLAAVALANRAAD; encoded by the coding sequence ATGCGCGATGTGGTCCGTGTCGTCGAGGTGGGCCCGCGCGACGGGCTGCAGAACGAGAAGGCGATGGTGCCGACGGCGACCAAGATCGCGTTGATCGACCGGCTGTCGGCGTGTGGCTTCCCGGTCGTCGAGGCCACCAGCTTCGTCAGCCCGAAGTGGGTGCCGCAGTTGGCCGACGCCGAAGAGGTGCTGGCCGGGATCACCCGGCGCGAAGGCGTCGCCTATCCGGTGCTGGTGCCCAACGACAAGGGCCTGGCCCGGGCGCTGGCGACGGGCGAGCGCCATATCGCGGTATTCACCGCGGCCTCGGACGCCTTCAATCTCAAGAACACCAACATCGATGTCGATGGCTCGCTGGCGCGCCTGGCGCCCGTGGTCGAGCAGGCACGCGCGGCAGGGGTGTCGGTGCGCGGCTACGTGTCGACGGTGCTCGGCTGTCCCTATCAAGGCGCGGTGCCGGTGCGCGACGTCGTGCGCGTGGCCGCTGCGCTGCACGCGATGGGCTGCGACGAAATCTCGCTCGGCGACACCATTGGGGTCGGCACGCCGGCCAAGGCCCGCGAGATGCTGCTGGCCTGCGCGCAGGACGTCCCCATGGCGCAGTTGGCAGTGCATTTCCACGACACCTACGGACAGGCGCTGGCCAACGTCCACGCCTGCCTCGAGGCAGGCGTGCGCGTGGTCGACAGCGCGGTCGGCGGCCTGGGGGGCTGTCCGTACGCGAAGGGCGCCAGCGGCAACCTGGCGACCGAGGACCTGCTGTACATGCTCGAGGGGCTGGGGCTGCAGACCGGCGTCGATCTCGACGCGGTGACCCGGACTGCACTGTGGATCGGCGAGGCCTTGGGACGGCGGCCGGCGAGCAAGCTCGCGGCCGTCGCATTGGCCAATCGCGCCGCTGACTGA